gaaacgttccgcagtttcctgtaggcgttgatgccgtgtagctgaggtaggatctaccaataggctaggctttcaactttcgatgtaccagaattatgtatatttatgaattgtaataatggcaaagaatatgtaaattattcagaaaccctttttaaggtgtaatggcttataattttggaataaaatgacttgtgttatttttggatgttcatctctgagactataacttgtggtgtgtgtgtttattgtggggtcacagtacgcagtagttggttgtttattaagattgggtgttattaagggaaatggaactcgtgacaacccggatccccgaccccggattttggggtgttacagctTAGGAGGTGGGCTAATTGGATGATATATACTCCTAAGTCTTAACACTCTGCTCAACCGGAAGCCCGAGAATTATTATGGGACGAGGTTCCTATGAGTGGATCACTAAAAACTCATCTTTATGCGTGAACTTTTAACTTAGGAGTTTTAAGGGGGTTCAAAGTCTACCCAATATTTTGAAACTGGGCTTTGGTACAGATGGCAAACTGTCAAACTCTCCCTTAAAGGTACTAGTAGATGGATTTATTGTATCATTATATCGTATACACTCAATTAACACTAAGCACAACCCAAAAACATATCACGTTTCAACAAGAATGAGAAAACATTGCACAATTTAAGACAAATTATGGAAAAACAGTGCTTAGTTATCTATTTTTTTTCTTAAGCCAAAATGGCAACAACCCTACACATTGAGGGCACCAACAAGTATAATAGCAAACACATCCCATTTTTGTTAAATATTGAAGACTTGAAGTTAATGATAAGGTTCTTGATAGTAGTACATATTTTGCTTGATAAACATAATAAATAATAAGAAATACTACTACATAAATAAAAAGATGGTAGACATAAAAGGAAGGAGTTTGGGTGTTACCTGAAATGTGGAGAGTAAATAAGGAGAGAAAGAATAGAGATCTAAACAGCAACATTGCTCCCATAATCGAGAGCAAGATAcaaatacaaatatatatatagtaactcAGAAGATTGAAACTGGGCTACTTTGCTTTTGTTACCGGGAGCTAGTGTTGATAAAGTTCAGTTTCGTATAGTTTCTCACACAACGGGGAAGAGTTTGGACGGATTGTTCCTCAACATGGTCTACGTCAAGGGGACCCTATATCCCCATACATTTATATCATGTGTGCAGAAGGTTTAAGTGCTATAATTAGGGGAAATGAGCAAGCTGGAATTTTACATGGTTGTACAGTAGCAAGAGGGGCACCAACAATATCTCATCTTTTATTTGCCGATGATTGCTATTTTTTCTTTCGGGCAAATGCAACAGAGGCATGGGTAATGAGATGGATCTTAGACCGTTATGAGCACATATCTGGGCAGATGGTGAACTTTAACAAATCAGTGGTGACTTTTTCACCAAATACTATAGTTGCTTGTAGACAAGATGTGTGTCAGTATTGGGAGTGAGGGAAGCTGCGGTAACAGGAAAATACTTAGGTCTCCCAATGCGTATCGGAAGAAATAAGGTGGCTAATTTTAGTTTCCTAGTGGATCGAGTGGATCAAAAATTGCAGAGTTGGAGTAAGCAAGCAATTTCGAGAGCAAGTAAAGTAATTCTTCTTAAAACGATAGCTCAATCTATACCAAATTTCTGGATGAACTTGTTACAAATTCCGAATGAGATTTGTGATCGAATCGAAAAAAAATGAATGCATTCTGGTGGGGTAGAAATAGAATGAATGGGGGAATCAAATGGCTTTCCTGGGACAGATTATGCACAGTTAAAGAAGAGGGTTGGTTGGGGTTCAAGAAGTTGAAGGATTTTAATATAGCCATGTTGGAAAAACAGGCGTGGCGATTGGGTAATAGGAGTAATTCATTGGTTAGTAACTTTATACAGGCTCGATATTATCCAGATTCAGATTTTTTAAATGCATCAGTTGGGTTGAATCCAAGTTATCTCCGAAGGAGTATAATTGCAGCTCAAGGAGTTGTTAAGCAAGGGGCTCGTAAAAGAATTGGAAATGGTTAGACAACGAGAGTCTGGAAAATTCCGTGGCTACCAGACCCAGATAATGGTTACCTCACGACTGTAACAAATGAACAGCTTCAAGATATACATGTGCAGAATTTATTCGATGAAACTCAGAAGGGATGGAACGTGGACATCTTGCAAGATATGTAATAAAAGAAATAGGAATCTGATtctacaaattcctatacctacACGAAGCAGGGAGGATTCTTGGTACTGGATGTTGGAAGATAAAGAGGAATTTACTGTGAGAAGCTGTTATCGTAAGATTTAAGGTGAGTTTTAGTGCGCAGATGGAAAATTTTGGAGAAAATTATGGGGTCTCCAACTCCCGGGAAAGGTTGTTAATTTCTTACGGAGAGCTTGCAGGAATGTGTTACCAACAATGATGGTTTTACATAGTAAACATGTTAATCTCCCTGTACTATGTTCGTGTTGTCATATACATGTGGAGGATGCGGTGCATACACTTTTTAATTTTCGTTTAGCGAAGGAGGTTTGGAACTCTGTAGGTTTGCAAGAGCTGGTGCGTAACACGACAGATGATAATGTTATGACAGTGCTTAAACGGATTTTCAACGCAGGTGATAAAGATACGTGTGTCATGGTGGGACTTTTTTGTTGGAATCTGTGGTCGAGGAGAAATAAATGGGTATGGGAGGAGGTGAATTCTTCTGTTTTTGGAATTAAAGTCATGGCTCTCAACTTGGTTGCAGACTGGAGGCGAGATAGGCAGGTGGACAAGGTGACTCGCAGGGATGGGCAAGGGCAATTAAAGACGTGGAGTAAGCCTCCGGAAGGTTGGATTAAAATTAATGTTGATGCTACTTATCGACAAGGAGGGGAGCAGATTGGTGTTGGATGTGTAGTAAGGGATGATCGTGGTCAGTTCCTTCGAGCTCGAACAAACATACTTCATGGAACAAGACAAGTAAGAGAAACAGAAGCATGGAGTTTGCGAGAGGCATTAGAATGGGTGCGTCCATGGAGGGGAACAAAGTGTATTTTCGAATCGGACGCCAAGTTGTTGGTGGATACATTCAACAATGATAGGGGTAATTCAAATTTTGATACCATTGTGGAAGAATGTAGTCATATTATTAGACACTTTGAGAATGTGTCAATTAGTTTTGTGAGTCGATCTGCGAATATGGTATCCCACTTGTTAGCACAGGCTTCATGTTCTATGACAGGTCCTATGGAGTGGTATCATACGGCTCCAGAGTTTATCTCATGTAATATTATTTTGGAAGAAATTTAATATATGCAAGTAcgttttattcaagaaaaaataagtaatttataatttaaaatgaataatctattactattattaacttttaaaatattaaaagttttGGTACGGTACCTGTTTTTTGGTACACTCTCAATTTACTGAATTACCTTTCTTTTACTTAAAAGTTTTATTAGCCTTAGCAATCGAATTATCATAgaaaaaggaataaaaatcattttcaattATAACACGTTTATcttttttatttctctcaaataAAATAACTTCTCTAAATATCACGGACAAgcttatttaataaaatagaataataatattataactactaataactaataaattacatttttcaactacttaattatttattttatttaattattattttagttAAAGATTTTATTAAGCCATCTTAAAGGGCAATCTATTATAGATGGTGTATGTTGTATATTTAATCTATTATAAAGGACAATCTATTTATGTCGTATGCCATAAATTACCCATaaatttattttacttaattagttttgtttaaataatttttatttagttATTCCAAAAAGAGTTTGAAATCAACCGGTAGAAAGCTAACGATACAATACCCGTACACACCCGAATAATTTGATTTGATAGGTTTATAATTTGAAAGGTTCAAAGTTTATATACTCTCAAATTCTAGATCCTGGAATCATCGAGGCCTTAAAATTAGTTATTTTCTTCCCCTATATTAAAATATACGAGACATTAAAATACATCGATTCAACATACGTTGATCATACTATTATAAATATATCAATCCAAACGTTGTTACAAGATTTTAACTAATCAATTTGATGATGATATTCTTTATAACGAAAACAGGtgtaaacaaaataatatatattatcaCCTTGGCCAAACCTATTATATTATTCAACCGACTAAAACATtcaaattagaaaataatttggcatgtgataaaaaaaattatattgatTATTCATACAGACTTAAAAATTTAAACTATTGATATGAATTATGTCATGGATCCAGGCTAAAAATAACAAATATAGTTAACTAAATTTGTTGCattgaattaaaataatatactAATCATCCAGAATAAagtaaaataatattcaaacttgacaaatataaaattcaaaataaactaaatataattatttagaTATGGTTGCTAACGGACTTATATAATTACTGGTTGTGGATAGTGTTAGAATAAAACAAAACCTTATATACTATTCATCATGGTTAGAAATGATTTATACAATTATTCaactataaaataaaattaaaatcaaaaaatattagatcaactaaaattaaataatttatactTTTTCTAGCTAAAAAAATTATAACATATATTCGAGCttaaaaaaatcaaatcaaagctAAAAATAATTGGTTTGATTTAGTCGGTATAATTGgtcttaaaataaaataataattagtttgatttatACATACAGCATAACATATATCGaaattaattattataatataataaagaaATATATCAGGCTATAATTATTcaaacatattttattttttaaaaaataaatttaataaaatattataaaagaaattataaattatttttttaaaacaaccgtgcatcgtgcatcgcacgggttttaagctaATATAATATAATAACTGAAATagggtataatttggttcaagTTATTAcccaattttgattattaataaaatagtgaTATATATCCGCTACATTAATGATGACTTGCACCGTTCCATTTCATTTCAccaaataataaaaataaaaacacaaataaTCCTTAGAAATTTGACTCTACTCGGACTTAAACAaatatctatactatactattataagcaaaacATACGATAATTTGGTTGGTTGGTTCACACTTTCCTAAAAATTCTGTTAACAAcaccttccaaaataaagtttaaagaattataacttaattaaaaaatataaaccatgtatctaatataactacatactcttatgaattattatccaacttaatttctaatcaCACTCAACTTCTATCTTACCTCTTTAGGGAACAAACACTTTCACTTCTATCTTACCTCTTTTATAGGGAACCAAATATTTTCAagattaattttagtaattcaaattataatataacaaaataattaataaatcaagaaaaaattacCTCTTTCATATAGGCACTGCATCCGCACAGTAAAGCGGAGACAATAATAGAAGGACTTATTAAGATTTAACTATTTAAATTATAAGCAAACTAGGAGATAATTTGGTTAGTTGGTTTATACATTCCTAAAAAGTcagttaacaccttccaaaacaaagtttaaacaattataattttattaaaaaaataaactatgtatctaatataactatatactcttatgaattattatccaacttaatttttaatcacactcaacttctatcttatcTCTTTTACAGGGAACCAAACACTTTCAagattaattttagtaattcaaattataatataacaaaacaattaataaatcaagaaaaaattacCACTTTCATATCGGCACTGCATCCGCACAGTAAAGCGGAGGCCGTAGTAGAAGGACTTATTAAGAATTTAACTATTTAAATTATAAGCAAACTAGGGGATAATTTTGTTAGTTGGTTCACACCATCCTAAAAAGTCAGTTAACATCTTCCAAAACAAAGTTTAAacaattataatttaattaaaaaaataaaccatgtatctaatataactgTATACTcttatgaattattatccaacttaatttctaatcaCACTCGACTTTTATTTTACCTCTTTTATAAGAACCAAACACTTTCAagattaattttagtaattcaaattataatataacaaaataattaataaatcaaaaaaaaaatcaatattaaGAAAAACAATACCAAATCATTCAAATACACCACTGCTATTCAAGACAACCACTTTCATATAGGTACTACATCTGCACAGTAAAGCGGTGGCCGTGGTAGAAAGACTTATTAAGATTTTaactatttaaattttaaatccttcaataatataatacatacaaaataatatgtaaatattttaacttcaataatctcaataatacatacttattatttttattaaattattttgatataaaataaaaaaatacaaatgTTATAATCagtccgtgcatcgcacgggttataggctaGTTGACTTATAAATTGTAAGTAGATAAATAGTTACGCGTTGTATAAGtctttggataattttacttataagtcagaattttttttacgtaaataaataaatttgaaattttattatcttaattcatgaattttaaattatattaatatttcaaaacatatatttaaaaactaagtttataaaaaaatgaaaatttaaaataagttgagaaaaaacACGTCGTTACGAACATTCAatttatcagcttataagttaaactagttggtACCCCGTGCTTCGCACGGGTccgaaattaaaaaaaaatatatatcatattaTTGTTTGCATAAAATTGAAACTCATAATCGGTACAATATACGtatctaaatataatatataaaatgctattaaaatatgtagttaaaaaaattGAAGTTAAGTGTAACTCTAAAATTTCATTGCATAGTTATAGTTATGTATGCacctaattatttacttatataaatTTGACATGTTAAATTATTAAtacgattattttaaagtaaatCGACACTTGGATGTTGAgtaacaaataaaaattgaagggAAATAAAATTTAAAGAGAGTAGAAGTTAATTTTTGTCGGTTGAGATTTTATtgcataaaattttaaaaatagttgtataattttctaGTGAGTATCAAGATTTAGGACCTAAACATGGTTTTCGTAttagtatagatagttgataacCGTGCGCAACACGGGCCTGAGgttaaaaatatcgaattaatatttgtagagaattattcataattcgtacaaaacacgaattaaaattaatatactaatatcaatattaaattggtacttgCAAAAAATATTTATGTGGTTAAAAAGAATTGAATCGGTTATAAATTTTTCCACTATAATTCTAGTTTTGCATTATTTTACTTGATatagaaatctaacatattagttttatttttgtgaaacgaattgtatctcTATCTTACGAACCAAATATCTGttatttagataatttaatattaattaatataattttataattatcttataattagccttttcaatatagtttatttactattacttaattatcgataaaaattaatttacaaatttgttatggataaaaacttaagatatattaattgttgtatttaatactaaggttcgggagctcaaggcctttaattgTTGCTCTCGTGTTTTGTAGCTTAACTCTGCCATTATTAGAGGCCTAAGTATCTCTGTaatttagagaatcaagccaaaaaacgtagttctggttggtgggggtgagaccccttatatagacgttgggagtccttgaattggacttgggttaggagacttggtgggcaagtctctgaattagaatgtaatttggagtcctaggaagtaagAAGCTGATTctttatcccatgaggttccttggaggccaatctacaaggatttatatccccactaggactcatTTTAATAgatatttttctcccttattaattaattatgaaattaattaatattcagggttttgggccttgtTAGCTGGGCTTCGCTACTGGACCATATCAGGCCTAATTAATTCGACATTAACTATTTATCTAGGCTATatttaggcccatatcatttgccccaACTTCTGGGAACCGTAAAAGttttcgcagaagttaagttcgtttgttcccttacagggtatcgtttttgcatAAAGTGTGAAGCGACCTACACATTCACAACGATTTGCCTTGCTTATGGCTCCAGGGTTATTTTTAGAATTTCCCTATTATTTTCGTACTTTCTTCCCTcctttttaggaattttctggtattttccgggattttttcctttaatttctgagATTTACAGGAAATTTTCCTTTATTTTCAGAAATCTATCCTTTTTTATGGATTTATTCTCAAGTTCTGGCTCAAAATCGATCAGGAGACGTGTCAAATCGAttaggaatcctgatcgaaatcgaccAGGATCCTGATTGAACTAACTGTCAACCTGTCACTCTGGTCGATGGAATTTCGACCAAGATTTAtgcaaaatcgatcaggaatcctgatatatttcgatcaggatcctgatcgaactagctcacaATACGCCACACTAATCGAtggaatttcgaccaggatcctgatcAAAATGGAATTTTGACAAGGATTcttgatcgatttcgatcaggatcctgatcgaattgtATGTATTTTTGTCAGTGAGGTCTGAGGTAAATAAGCCAGAATTCCTGATCGAATTGGTCAGGATTTTGATCGATTAATGCATACTTCTACCTTTTTGTTCGAAAAAAAATTCGATCGGGatctgtaagtcatatgtcatagcctatttgtatattcgaggattcaactcaactcaaataaaaatgtaataagtaaatagtggatcgaccgtcagagagatctcgcaaagtaatatctgtcaaaggattcagagacaatgttcatatacagacttgaggagttaattcactggaagaagttcaagaagttgatcatgcctcagtgatataaatcaagatcgtggatttaatcaagtgacagagatctcgtcagagtatcattaattacaaggatttaatttgaagaaaatcaaagtgtcaaagtcaagacatgaagaaacgtcacggaagttagtcactcatgaaccagacagtacatcgagtgtcaacgttgaagtgatggaattgattcataattatcagtgattttcagaagatttgcagaagaatggtcgctgctcaagactagaattaattctctattaattaattaagtcatctaatttaattaagaaaataaattatatctgcgaagaataatttatttattaattgaattaattgattaattaattctgaattaattctaggaattttaggaattttcagaagcttaattggattaaattcaagcattaaatcagcaagacaattgaaaatgaactagcatgacaatcaggattgtcataccgattgtcatgctaggccattttccattgtcataccgaaagttactctaggaggataattgtcttgctagttcattctgattgtcatgctagttcattcagattgtcttgctagttcattcaattgtcctaccgaaagtcttgccagctataggattgtcatgccaattcaattctattggtttgttgattaaaaagaagcagaagaccttctttcaataATCAATCATtcaaacacaagtcaagaacaaaagagcagccgccttgaaatataaaatcatcttctctgcagaaattcaagatcaatttctagtttgttaatgttaaatccaaaccactagaattatttatcttgttcttgtgtatcaatctagcggattaaaatccctagaacttaatctcaaatcgcgtttagcatttgattctaattattgcaaaaatagaaaaagttcatgtcgaatttattctagatttgtgataattgatttgagattaataccttgtaatcgatacagttgttgtaacacatttcaagtttaataatatttttatttaacttgaattttgtttcacattttttattccgcattttattcgattatttggtaacgtttgtattcaaccccccttctacaaacacattgggacctaacaattggtatcagagccttctgattaacgaacaaatcaagatcctagacttttgtgatttttcaactccttgaatttttatttattcaaaattcataatgacttcacataaagttggaaccgttaaaattccacaatttgataaagagaattatatcatgtggaagaagaagatgctattatttttacaagttgcaaatcccaaatattcaaacttgttaaagaagggtataaaaactccgatggttattgaaccggaggtaataatagatggtgtggtgactactgaagctagaacctatccaaaagagcctgaagattttactcctgctgagaaggaagaagcctccttggatgccagccttcaattaatattaattgattcccttgatcccttgatgaacagacatgtgatgaactgtaaaaattccaaacacatgtgggaaactattgaggtgattaatgaaggcacagaggaagttagggagaacaagttggaaatcctaacctctgaatatgaacatttcaaatcaaatccaggagaaggaattactgaagtgtttgagaggtacaatgcgttgatcaacaacctgaacatcaatggaaagtattattcaatcagggaggtcaacaaaaagttccttttaacactgccaactcatcttgaacatagaatcactgccattagagaagctagagatctgagtgagatttctttggacaggctctatggagtgttaaaaacttatgagttggagcagattcaacagaaggaagtctacgggaaggatagaatggtcagcacatctactgcacttgtagctgaaggtcaacaacaacagcaatctcaacaattggagagaatggtacagtattccaaggctgaggaaaatatgttagtagcagaatatgatcctcctactacaaatcaatcaagtgatgatttttattccttggaagagctggagcaattggaagacgagtcaatggcccaaattgtcaagagattctcccatgtcagattcaagaggaatcccaagctgaagtacaagtccaactacaacaaattccagaaaggtggatcttcatcctctaacaccagcagtggtggataccaaacagggatggttgatcggggcaccattagatgctataactgcaatgagttgggacactttgccacagaatgtaggaagccaaagcaagtaagaaagaactctgaaagggcttatctggcaaagggaagaagctgggatgatactgacagtgaagatgaagatgaaggaaatcttgctcttatggctattgatggaaaagcttcatcgtcaagaatagaggtaaaactttctgatgctgaaatggtttatcatctaagaggtaacttagattgtgcacgtcgtgataataaactgttaagtttacagatcacagaccttgagaaagaggtcaatgaattaagacttgtgcacattaatcaagacaaattaaaagaacaggtatcttttctagagaatagagttgactgttatagaaaactcgaaactattctcaaagacaagatcaccggtcttgagactaaggttagagcctacttcaattcttgttcgaaggctaaagagttctacagtaagcaagctgttaatcaaacatctggaataggttatgattaca
The Apium graveolens cultivar Ventura unplaced genomic scaffold, ASM990537v1 ctg1773, whole genome shotgun sequence genome window above contains:
- the LOC141700102 gene encoding putative mitochondrial protein AtMg00310 — its product is MNAFWWGRNRMNGGIKWLSWDRLCTVKEEGWLGFKKLKDFNIAMLEKQAWRLGNRSNSLVSNFIQARYYPDSDFLNASVGLNPSYLRRSIIAAQGVVKQGARKRIGNG
- the LOC141700103 gene encoding uncharacterized protein LOC141700103, with the translated sequence MVLHSKHVNLPVLCSCCHIHVEDAVHTLFNFRLAKEVWNSVGLQELVRNTTDDNVMTVLKRIFNAGDKDTCVMVGLFCWNLWSRRNKWVWEEVNSSVFGIKVMALNLVADWRRDRQVDKVTRRDGQGQLKTWSKPPEGWIKINVDATYRQGGEQIGVGCVVRDDRGQFLRARTNILHGTRQVRETEAWSLREALEWVRPWRGTKCIFESDAKLLVDTFNNDRGNSNFDTIVEECSHIIRHFENVSISFVSRSANMVSHLLAQASCSMTGPMEWYHTAPEFISCNIILEEI